GGGGCGGCGTCTTCACCGTCGGCACCTTCGATGGCCGCAGCACTCAGAACCTCGCGGAGCGCAGCGGCGTGGACGTGGAGCGTGTCCGTGAGAGCTACTTCCGGCACGTGCGGCAACTGGAAGTGGGTGCCTGGACCCTCCCGCAGTTCTGGCAAGTGATGCAGCAGGAAACGGGCATCACCCTGCCCTACGCCGACTTCGAGGCCTTGTACCTGGGCAGCATCCGCGACAACCTCCCCATGTACACCACCCTCGCCGCCCTGCCCCGTGAGGTGCGGGTGGGCCTCCTCAGCAACAATTACCCGGTCGTCTGTGACCACCTGCGCCGCGACCCCCGCTTCGCCCGCTTCGACGCGCTGGTCTTCAGCAACGAGATTGGGCAGAAAAAGCCTCATCCCGACGCCTTCGCCGCGCTCGCAGACGCGATGGGCGTGCCCGCCTCCCAGGTCGCCTTCGTGGACGACGTGCAGGAGAACATCGACGCGGCGCAGGCGGCGGGCTTTCACGGTCTGCTCTACCACCACGACCACCATGCGACCTTCGAGCGCGAACTGGGGGCGTGGCTGGGTCTGCCAGTCGGCGCTTCCGGCTGAACTGGGGACCGACGCGACTTGATATGTGAGTCCATGTAGGACAACGTTTTTCTCCCTCTCCCCTTGCGGGTGACTCGTAGAGCCGCGAAGCGGACTTGTAAAGCTCCGCAGGAGAGGGCTGGAGAGAGGGGTGGCAGCCCAGCTTGCCCTCACGACATCCCAGTGCCACTTGCATTTCCACCCATCACAGGGGCTTTCGCGTAAGCCCTGAACGCCCCCGCGCCCCCAGCCCCCCGGTGGGCGCCTCGCTTTGGCCGTAGTGGTGTACCCGCCAAAGTGGTGTACCCCGCTGTCCCACGAGTACACCATCTCTGAAGTGAGGCTGCCTCACCCACAATGACCTCACTCAACACCGAGGCCGCGAGCCTCAACCGAAATCTCCCCGCACCTGCCCCCCGGGCAGGCCAGCCTCTCACACCCCCGAAGGAGCCGACCATGACCCCCACCCCCCGCACCCACGCCGAGATTCTGGAAAAGACCTGGAAGACCGAGGAACGCTGGCAGGGCATCCAGCGCAACTACTCCGCCGACGAGGTGGTGAGGTTGCGCGGCAGCCTGCCCATCGAACACACCCTCGCCAAACACGGCGCGCAGAAGCTGTGGCGGCTGATGAAGGAAGAACCCTTCGTGAACGCGCTGGGCGCGCTGACCGGCAACCAGGCGATGCAGCAGGTGAAGGCGGGCCTCAAGGCCATCTACCTCAGCGGCTGGCAGGTCGCGGGCGACGCCAACAACGCCGGGCAGATGTACCCTGACCAGAGCCTTTACCCGGCTTCTTCGGTGCCCGACGTGGTCAAGCGCATCAACAACACCTTGCGCCGCGCCGACCAGATTCAGCACGCGGAGGGCAAGGACGACATCGACTACTTCGTGCCCATCGTGGCCGACGCGGAAGCGGGCTTCGGCGGTCCCCTGAACGCCTTTGAACTCATGAAGGCGATGATCGAGGCGGGTGCGGCGGGCGTCCACTTCGAGGACCAGCTCGCCTCCGAGAAGAAGTGCGGCCACCTGGGCGGCAAGGTGCTGGTGCCCACCTCCCAGTTCATCCGGACCCTGAACGCCGCGCGCCTCGCCGCCGACGTGTCCGGTGTCCCCACCGTCCTGATCGCCCGCACCGACGCCGACGCCGCCAACCTGCTCACCAGCGACATCGACGACAACGACAAGCCCTTCACGACCGGCGAACGCACCCCCGAGGGCTTCTTCTACGTCCGCCCCGGCATCGAGCAGGCGATCAGCCGCGCCCTGGCCTACGCCCCCTACGCCGACGTGATCTGGTGCGAGACGAGCGTGCCCAACCTGGAAGACGCCCGCCGCTTTGCGGAAGCCGTCCACGCCAAGTTCCCCGGCAAGTTGCTGGCCTACAACTGCTCGCCCAGCTTCAACTGGAAGAAGAATCTGGACGACGAGACGATTGCCAAGTTCCAGCGCGAACTCGGCGCGATGGGCTACAAGTTCCAGTTCATCACGCTGGCGGGCTTCCACAGCCTCAACTACTCGATGTTCGAGCTGGCCTACGGCTACGCGCGCAGCCAGATGAGCGCCTTCGTGGAGCTTCAGGAAAAGGAATTCGCCGCGCAGGACCGGGGCTTCACCGCCGTCAAGCACCAGCGCGAGGTGGGGACGGGCTACTTCGACCTCGTCAGTACGGCGGCGGGTGGCGGCCAGAGCAGCACCACCGCGCTGGCGGGCAGCACGGAAGCGCAGCAGTTCGGCAAGGGAGAGAAGGAGATGGTCGCTGCGCACGACTGAGCCGCAGCAGGTCATGACCGCCAAGGGAGGGGAGAGCCGAGAAGGGTTCTCCCCTCCCGGCGTTCGTCATGTCGCCGTCATTCGGCGTACATAGGCTGGGCCATGCTTGCGCTTCTGCTGGTTGCCGCCGCGTCCACCCTGCCTGTGCCGCCGACACCCCAGGTCGAAATCACGTTTCCGGACGCCGCCCCTGTCACCGTGACCGGGCCGGAGAACTCCGCGCAAAATGCCGAGTACCCCTGGACGCATCAGCAAACGCTGATGTCCCCCCGTGGGGACGCGGCCGCCGTGCGCTTTTGCTGGCAGATGAGCAAGTACGGCAGTTGTCAGGTTGACCTGGCCCGGCCCGGTCAGCCGGTGCTGGAACTGAAGAACAGCAACGTGACGCGCTTGCTCTGGACGGCGGACGGCAAGTACCTGATCGGGGCGGGCGAGAACACGGTGCGGCTGTGGAACCTGACGGGTGGCAGCAGGGCCGCCGTCCCCAGACCGTTTCTCGGCGGCAAGCAGCAGAGCGTCTCACACATCGGGCGGCTGTGGCTGAGAGACGGTGACCTGTGCGTGGCGATGAACAGCGAGGTCTTCGGTCCGAATGGTGGGTACGCCACCGGGCAATTGATGACCACTACCCGCTACGCCCTCCCCATCCTCAAGCCGCTGGAAATCGTCACCCTTCCCGCGCGTGAGGGACAGGAGGCTCCCTGCCACATGCCCCAGACCTAACCGTGAGCGCCATAGGGAAAAAAAGAGGCGGAATGCCGCCCCTTCCCCGCTCTGATGACCTTTGACTCTATTGAAAGATGCGTCCTCAACCGCAGCCGGGGCGCGTTTTGTTCTTCACCCGGAAGTGTTCGCCCTCTCCGGAGCCTCCTGCTAGGCTGAGCCTACTTTGCCGACGCCCGCGAGGAGCAAGACAGCCAGAGAGTTATGGGGAGAAGCATGAATCCGAAAAAGCAGAGCCTTCTCTCGTCCTGGCCTCTTGTCCTGTCCCTGCTCATCCTGCTGCACTTCATTGCCTCGCTGGTGGTCCACAGGGTCTACCACGCGGGAAGTGTGGCGGCGTCGCTGCTCCTGCTGCTGTATTTTGCGTCTGCCAGGGCTGAGAAGTAGTCTCTTCGCCTACTCCGTCCCCACCTCGTGCCCGTCGTCGCGCTGCTCCAGCCGGAAGCCGTGCGGCAGGAAGTCGCGCACGTAGCCGCTCACCACGTCGCCGTGCTGGTTCACGCAGACCACGCGGGCACCCGGCGCGAACTCGAACAGCACCTGACGGCAGGCCCCACACGGGCTGGCGGGCGGCGTGGCCTCCGAATACACCACGATATCGGTGAACTCGCGCCCTCCGGCGGTCGCCATCGCCTGCACGGCGCTCTGTTCGGCGCAGCGGCCCAGGCCGTAGCTGGCGTTCTCGACGTTGGCGCCGAAGTACACCCGGCCGTCCGGCGTTCTCAGGGCCGCGCCGACGCGGAACTTGCTGTAGGGGGCGTAGGCCTGTCTGAAGGCGGCCTTTGCGCCCTCCAGCAGTTGCGGATCGGGCGTGAGGTTCAGGGCGTTGGCAGCGGGGGCGGTCGGGCTACTCATGAACAGGGTCCTCCACGGGTTCCAGCGGGTCGGGCATGGGTGCACGCTCCACGCGGACGCGGGTGACGCGGCGCTGGTCGGCGTCCTCCACCGTGAAGGCCCAGCCGTTATAGACGAAGCTCTGGCCGATCTCCGGAATATCCCCGAAGTGGCTGGTCATGAAGCCCGACAGGGTGTCGTACTCGCCCTCGCCGTCCTCCAGGTTGGTGCCCAGGCGTTCTTCCACCTCACCGACGGTCAGGCTGGCGTCCATCAGGTAGATGCCCTCGCCCAGCACCTCGATCAGCGGCACCTCGTCCTCGTCGGTTTCGTCGTAGATCTCGCCCACGATCTCTTCCAGCGCGTCTTCCAGCGTGACCAGGCCCGCCGTACCGCCGAACTCGTCCACCACGATGCTCATATGCGATTTCTTGTCGCGCATCTTGGCCAGCAGGTCGTTGATCTTCATGCCCTCGGGCACGAAGTACACCGGGCGCATCACGTCCGCGATCATGGTTTCGTCGAGCTGGTCGAGGTGGCGCAGCATGTCGCTGGTGTGCGCGATGCCCACGATGTTGTCGGCGGTGTCCTGATACACCGGCACGCGCGAGTAGCCGTGTTCGGCGCTCAGTTCCAGCAACCGGCGCAGGGGGGCGGCCCCGTCCACCACCACCATGTCGATCCGCGGCGTCATCACCTCGCGCACGGTGGTGTCGGAGAGGTCGAAGACGTTATAGACGAGTTCCTTCTCCTCGTCCTCCAGCACGCCCTCCTGGCTGGAGGCGCTGACGATCATGCGGATTTCCTCTTCCGAATAGGCGGTGTGGTGCCCGGCGACAGCCTTGAGGCCCATCAGCCGCAGCACGAAGGCGCCCAGCCCGTTGAGGCCCAGGATCACCGGGCGGAAGATCGCCGTGAACAGCACCAGCGGGCGCACCAGCCTCAGGGCGAGCTGCTCGCTTTTCTGGAGGGCGGCCGACTTCGGTACCAGTTCGCCCAGCACGATATGCAGCGTGGTGGACAGGATAAACGCCAGCGCGAAGGCGGCGGGCTGCTGGTAGCTGGCGGGCAGGCCCGCGCGGTTGAACAGCGGCTCGGTCAGGTGTTCGATGGCCGGTTCGGCAATGAAACCGATCAGCAGGCTCATCATCGAGACGCCGAGCTGCACGGCGGCGATATAGAGGTCGAGGCGGCCCAGCACGCGCTGAACCATCCTGGCGGCCGCGTTGCCCTCCTCGACCAGTTGGTCGATTTTGGTGCGCCTTACGCTCACCAGCGCGTATTCGACGGCCACGAAGTACCCGTTGGCGAGCACCAGCAAGAGTAGCGAGGCTACCCGAATCCAATCATTCATCTGTTCGCGCGCTCCATCGCGCCCCGGCGTCCCGCAGGGCCCATGCTGCCCACCCCGCCCGCAGGAGGGCCAGGTGTCGGTCGCCGGAATCAGTTGTCTGCCACAGCAAAAAGCCCGCCCACAGACGGTCAGGGCCGGGCGTCAGGTCAGAGCCAGAACTGGGAGGCTCCATAGGCAAAAAGAAGTCTATCACAGGGAGGCGCACCGACTGGGGAGAGGGAACCTTTAGGCGGCCTTGAGGGGAGTGAGGAGGGTGAGCGGCTCAACCCAAGAAGCGCAGCAGCGGCGGTCCCAGCACCGCCAGGCCGACCAGCAACGCGCCGAGGCTGGCGACCAGCACCGCCCCCGCCGCCCCGTCCTTCGCGGCCTTTGCCAGGGGGTGAAAGCCGGGGCTGGCGAGGTCCACCACCGCTTCCAGCGCGGTGTTCACCAGTTCCAGACTCAACACCAGCGCGCAGGACAGCAGGATGGGGGCCAGGGGTGCGTGAAGCAGCAGCGCCAGCGTCACGGCGAGAACGCCCAGCCACACCTCGATCCGGAAGTTCGCCTGGGTGCGGTAAGCGTGGGCGATGCCTGACCACGCGAAACCTGCCGAACGCACCCAGCGGCGCAGCGAGAGGGCAGGGCCATCTGACCTCATACGCCTGGAGGCAAGGCGGCCTGCGCAGCGGCCCAGGCCTCGTGGAAGACCTGCCATTCCGGCCCGGTTGCCCCTTCCTCGAAGCCCAGGCCCTCCGCGTGCGGGTGGTCGTGCCCCACCAGATGCGTGAGGCCGTGGCTGGCGAGCAGCGCCACCTCGCGTGTGAGGGAATGCCCCCGCGCCGCCGCCTGCCGCCCCGCCGTGTCCAGACTGATGATGATGTCCCCCAGGTGCGGCGGCATGAAGGGGTCCCCCGGCTCCCAGGTGGGAAAACTCAGCACGTCGGTGGGGGCGTCCTCGCCCCAGTGTTCGCGCTTGAGGGCGCGGATGGCCCGGTCACCCACCAGCACCACCGTCACCTCGCGGTCCTCCACGCCGAAATGCCGCATGGCCGCCTCCAGACTGGCGCGCAGGGCGGGCCGCAGACCAGCGGGCGGGGTCTTGCGGGCAATGAGGTCGATCACGGGAACAGGATAGGGCAGAGTGCAAAAAAGCAGAGGCAGAGGCCGCTCCGGCGCTCTGCCCTCTGCTCCCGGCTCCGGGCCTACCTGTCCCCTTCGGCCTCCGGGATACTGGCGAACTCGCCCCGGCGGGCGGCCCGCTTGTCCTGCTCGGCGTCCTCGGCGGCCTCGTAGGCCCTGATGATCTTGCCCACCAGCGGGTGACGGACCACGTCCACGTCGGTGAACTCGTGCCAGGCGATGCCCTCGATGCGGCTCAGGACGCGCTTGGCAACGGCCAGACCGCTGGTCACGTGGCGGGGCAGGTCGATCTGGGTCACGTCGCCGGTCACCACGACCTTGCTGGAAAAGCCCATGCGCGTGAGGAACATCTTCATCTGCTCGCCGGTGGTGTTCTGCGCCTCGTCGAGGATGACGAAGGCATCATTCAACGTGCGCCCGCGCATAAACGCCAGCGGCGCCACCTCGATCACCCCGCTCGTCAGGTACGACTCGAACTTCTCCTGGTCGAGCATGTCGTACAGCGCGTCGTAGAGGGGGCGCAGGTAGGGGTCGATCTTGGCCTGGAGGTCGCCGGGCAGGAAGCCCAGGCGTTCGCCCGCCTCCACCGCCGGGCGGGTCAGGATGATGCGCTTGACCTTCTTGGCCTTGAGGGCCTGCACGGCCATCGCCACGGCCAGGTAGGTCTTGCCTGTCCCGGCGGGGCCGACGCCGAAGGTGATGTCGGAATTCTCGATCTTTTCGAGATAGGTCTTCTGGCCGGGCGTCTTGGGCTTCAGGCCGCGCGGCAGGCTCAGGCCGCTGACCTGCGTTTCCTGGGCCAGGCTGCGGCCCTCGCCACTCAGGCGGGCGCTGCGGAGCAGGCTCTCGGGGGTCAGTTCGCCGCCCGTTCTGACCACGTCCAGCGCGTCGCGCACCATGCGTTCGGCGGCCTGCACGTCGGCCTGCTCCCCGGTGATCGTGACGGTTTCACCCCGCGCGATGATCTTGGCGGGCGTCAGCTCGCGCATCCGCCGCAGGTTGGCGTCACCCGCGCCCAGCAGGGCGAAGGCTTCACGCTGGTTGCTGAGCTGCACCGTGGCGGTGTTGCCTGCAGCGGGAGAGGAGGTGGGGGTGGGCTGACCGGGGGTACGCTCTGTCAATGTGGCTCCTGTCGGGTGTGTCTCCGTGCGCCAAAACGCACTCTCCCCCCAGCGGTTCTCTGGCGGGAGTCAGGAAAGGAAAGAGGCATTCGGACCCTCATATTTTCTGGCGTTCGGGCCGGGGGAGACGTGGGGCGAGGCACAATCTCCTGCCCACCGGGTCAAGGTTCAGGAAAGGGTAAAGTGCCGGGCCGCCGTTGCCGACGCGCCGGAGGCTTGCGGGCCAGAGCGGGACAGTAGACTTGACCGCGTGAACGACGGCCAGACCTCCTCCCGCAGTTCGGCTTCCAGCCTGCTGCGTGCCTTTCTCTACGCCGACCCCGCCGCGCATTCCCTGTCCCCGGCCATGCACCGCGCGGCCTTTGCCTGGGCGGGTCTGCGTGGCGATTACGAGGCGCGGCGCGTGCCCCCGGCCGAGCTGCCCGCCGCCCTGGCACAGTTGCGGGAGCCGGGCGTGCTGGGCGCCAACCTCAGTCTCCCGCACAAGGAGGCGGCGCTGGCTTATCTGGACGACCTCTCGGCGGCGGCGCGGGCCATCGGGGCGGTGAACACGGTGGTGAACCGGGAGGGAAGACTGTTCGGAGACAACACGGACGCGCCGGGTCTGTTTGACGCCTTGCTTGATCTCGGGGCGGGGAGGACGGGCGACCGGGAAATGGAGGGCCCGGTCGTGGTCCTGGGGGCCGGGGGCGCCGCCCGCGCAGCGGTCTACACGGCACTGATCTTGCTCGAACGCGACGTGTTCATCGTCAACCGGACGCGGGCGCGGGCGGAGGAGCTGGCGGCCTTCTGGCAGAATGGGGACGCTGAGGGTCAGGCCTGGGCGGCTGACCTCTCTGAGATTCCCTGGTCAAAGGTCCGCCTGATCGTCAACGCCTCCAGCGCGGGCCTCTCCAATCCCGCTGAAACGCCCCTCCCCGGCTTCGACTTCGCGGCCCTGGCCCCCGGTGCCCTGTTCTACGACATGGTCTACAAGCCCCGCGAGACGCGACTGATGCGGGACGCCCGGGCCGCCGGGGTACGCGCCGAGAACGGCCTGGGGATGCTGGCGCACCAGGCCCGGCTGGCCTTTCTGGCCTGGACGGGGGCGGACGTGCCGGTGGGCGTCTTTCTGGGCGCGCTGGAGGAGCGGTGTTGATGCGGTCCCTGCCCCGCCACCGCCGGATTCCCCTGGCCGTGCTGGTGCTGGTGCTGGCCCTGAGCGTGGGGGCGGCCCTGCTGCTCAACCGCTTCGTGGTGGCCCAGCAGAATGCGCGTTTCGACCGCGAGGTGAACGCCGCCACCTCCAGTCTCCGCAACCGCCTGAACGACTACGAGAACCTCCTGCGGGGGGTCCGGGCCTTCTGGAACGTGCGGGGTGATCCGGGTCAGGCGGCCTTTGGCGCCTACGTCGCCAACCTCGACCTGAACCGCCGTTATCCGGGGGTGCTGGCGGTCGGGTTTGTCCGCTGGGGGCCGGGGGGGCAGCCAAGCGCCGTCATTGACCGGATCGCCCCGCTGGACGCCGTCAACCGCGCCGCGCTGGGCTTCGACATGATGAGTGAACCCTGCCGCCGGGAGGGCATCTTGCGGGCACGCGCCAGCCAGAGCGCCCAGATCAGTTGTCAGGTGTCCCTGGTGCAGCGCGGGCCGGACGGGCAGCGGCTGCCGGGCATGCTCCTGTTCCTGCCGGTGCGCGAGGGCGGCGTGGTCTATCTCGCGCTGCGGACCGATCAATTTCTGTCGAGTCTGACGCCCCCGGACGCGATGCCCGGCGTCACGCTGCGGACCCTGCTGAACGGTCAGGCCCTGGGCCGTTCCGGTCCCGCCGCAGAGCCCGCCTCGCAGGCCACCTTCAGTGAACGCACCCGCCTGGATGCGGCCGGTGCGGCGTGGGGGCTGGAGTTCAGCGCGCCCGCCAGCTTTGGCCGCGACGTGGTCACGGATGTCCCCATCGTGGTGCTGATGGCGGGGCTGCTGGTGGCGGGCCTGGCCTTTTTGCTGACCCAGGCCCAGGTCCAGGCCCGCGAACGCGCCGAGGAGGCCACCCGCATCCTAGGGCAGTCGCGCGCCCGCCTGGAGCGCTCTCGCGCCGAGTTCGAGGCGATCTTCCACGCGATTCTGGACGCGGCGGCCTTCACCGACCCGGCGGGCCGCGTGCAGCGGGTCAACCGCGCCCTGGAGCAGCAGTTCGGCTACGCCCCCGGCGAACTGGAGGGCCAGGAACTGGGCCGCCTGCACCTCGACCGGCGGCTGGAGGGCCGCGCCACCTTCGACCTGATCACCACGCCCTACCGCCGCGCGGACGGCAGCGTCTTCTCCGGCGAGGCCCAGCGCAGCGAGGTGGTGGGGCCCCACGGCGAGGTGCTGGGGCTGCTGGAGGTCGTGCGTGACGTGACGGACCGCCTGGAGGCCGAGCGGGCCGTGCAGGCCGGGGAGCGCCGCTCGCGGGCGGTGCTGGACGCCATCCCGCACATGCTGTGGGTGAGTGACCCGCAGGGGGAGGTGACCTACGTCAACGCGCAGCACCGCGAGCGGCTGGGGGGCGAGCAGGTGCGCGAACGGGTCCACCCGGAGGACCGGGCGACCTACGAGCGGCTGTGGGCGGACGCCTACGCGACCGGCGCGCGGACCCAGTGCGAGGTGCGGCTGCTGGTGGGCCAGGGGGACAGCGCCCGCTGGTTCGTGCTGCGCGTCGCGCCGATCCGCGACGAGCAGGCCAGCGTGGCCGAGTGGGTGGCAAGCGCCACCGACATCCACGACCGCGTGGTGGCCGAGCGGCTGGCGCAGCGCAGCGAGGAACGCTACCGGGGCGTGCTGGAGGGGCTGCCGCAGATCGTGTGGCTGACCGATCCGCAGGGCCACCCCACCTACTTCAACCGCCGCTGGGAGGAGTACGTGGGCGTGGACCGCGCCGATTCCGGCTTCCTGAGCCTGGTCCACCCGGAAGACCGCCCCGAGTACCAGGCCCGCTGGGCCGCCGCCGTGAAGGTCCAGCGGCCCTTCGAGGCCGAGCACCGCCTGCTGGGCGAGGACGGCCGCTACCGCACCTTCGTCACGCGCGGCCTGCCGGTGCGCGCGGTGCAGGGGCAGGTGCTGGAGTGGGTGGGCACCAGCACCGACGTGGACGACCAGGTGTACGCCGAGGCGGCTGCCCGCCTGCTGGCCGACGTGTCCGAGCAGCTCTCCGCCCGCGCGGACGACCCGCTGGCGTCGCGGGAGGCCCACGCCCAGGCGGCGCTCGACCTGATCACGCAGCGGCTGGCCGAGAGTGCCGGGCTGTGGGGCACCCCGCCCGGGCTGGCGCTGCTGGCGACCTCCCGCCTCGACCTTCAGCGCGTGTCGTCCGCCGCGCGGGAGACGACCCGTCAGGCGCTGGAGCAGGTCGTGCGGAGCGAGGACCCGCTCTTCGCCCACGCGGCGGCCTACCCGCTGCTGCACGAGGTGAACGCGACCGGCGCGGTCCTGTACCCCCTGATCGGCCGCGACGGGGCCATGCGCGGCGTGCTGGGCCTCACCTACCGCCAGGCCCCCACCGACCGCGACCACGACCTCGCGCACGAACTTGCCAAACGCTTCGCCACCGCCCTCGACAACGACGCGCTGCGCATCCAGGCCGAGGCGGCGCAGGCGGACCTCCAGGCGCTCAACCAGTCGCTGGAGGAACGGGTGCAGCAGCGCACGCTGGAGTTGCAGGACGCCAACCGCGAGCTGGAAGCCTTCAGCTACAGCGTCTCCCACGACCTACGGACGCCGCTGCGGCACATCGTCGGCTTCGGGGACCTGCTGCGCAAGGACGCCTCGGGCCAGCTCTCCGCCAAGGGCGAACGCTACCTCGCGGTGATCACCGACGCGGCGGGCCGCATGAGCCAGCTGATCGACGACCTCTTGGAGTTCTCGCGGATGGGCCGCCAGGAACTGCGGCGCGGCCCGGTGGACCTGGGGGCGCTGCTGCGCGAGGTGTGGCAGAACCTCGAACCCGACCGCGCGGGCCGCGACGTGACCGCCCAGATCGGCCCGCTGCCGACCGTGCAGGGGGACCCGGCGCTGCTCACCCTGGTGTTTACCAACCTGCTCTCTAACGCCATCAAGTACACCCGGACCCGCGAACAGGCCCACATCGAGGTGACCGCGCGGGAAAGCGCGCAGGAGGTGACCGTCACCGTCCGTGACAACGGCGTGGGCTTCGATCCCAAGTACACGGATAAACTGTTTGGCGTGTTTCAACGCCTGCACCGCGCCGAGGAGTTCGAGGGGACCGGCATCGGCCTCGCGAATGTCCGCCGCATCGTGACCCGTCACGGCGGCCGGGTGCGTGCCGAGGGGGTTCCCGGTGAGGGCGCCGCCTTCCACGTGACCCTGCCCCGCACGCTGCTCCTGGATGGAGGGTCCCCGTGACCGCCCCCGGCCCCACCGACCACGCCCTGCCCGAAGCCGGACAGCCCCTGCGCATCCTGCACCTGGAGGACAACGAACTCGACCACGAACTCGTGGCCCTCAGCCTGGACGGCGACCTGCCCTGGCCGGTGGAGATCGAGCGCGTGGAGGACGAGGATGCCTTTTTGCACGCCCTGGACACGCACCGCCCGCACCTGGTCCTCAGCGACTACGCGCTGCCCAGCTACGACGGCCTGAGCGCCTTCCGGGCCGCCCATGCCCGCGCCCCGCACCTGCCCTTTATCATCGTGACCGGCGCGATGGGCGAGGAGGTCGCGGTGGACACGCTGCGCCAGGGCGTCACCGACTACATCCTCAAGCAGCGCCTGGAGCGCCTGGCCCCCAGCGTGAAGCGCGCCATCGCCGAGGCCGACGCCCGCGACCGCCGCGAGCGTGCCGAGCAGGAGGTGCGCCAGCTCAACCTCTCCCTCCAGGCCCGGCTGGAGGAGGTCGAGCGTCTGCGCGGCATCGCCGAGGCCCAGCGGCAACGCCTCGAACAGCAGGCCCGGCAACTGGAGGAGGCCCTGAACCTCCAGAAGACCTTCCTGGCCGAAACCAGCCACGAACTCCGCACGCCGCTGACCGCCCTGCTGGGCTACCTGCGCCGCGCCGAGCGCGAGGTGGGCGGTTCCCAGACCCTTCAGGACGCGCAGCGCGTCGCGGAGAACATGACCCGGCTGGTCAACGACCTGCTGCAACTCTCGCGCGGCGAACTGGTGCAGGGGATCGAGATGCACTTCGTGAACCTGGGCAATATCGTGCGCCAGGTGGGGCGCGACTACGGCGTCAAGGCCACCGCCCCCAACGCCGAGATCATCGGCGACCCGGGGCGACTGACCCAGGTGTTCGTGAATCTGGTCAGCAACGCCATCCGGGTCTGCGGCAGCCCCGACCTCGTGAGCCTGGAAGTGTCCCAGGCGGGGGGACAGGCCTGCGCGGCCGTGATCGACCACGGCCCCGGCATCCCCGACCACATCAAGCCGCGCATCTTCGACAAGTTCTACCGGGGCAAGGAAGCCGGGTCCACCGGACTGGGCCTGACCATCGCCCAGCAGGTCGTCCACTCGCACGGCGGCACCATCGAGGTGCTCGACACGCCCGGCGGCGGCGCGACCTTCCACGTCTGCTTCCCCACCCCCGACGAGGACGAGGACGATCTGGAGGTGGGTGCGGACCTGCACGGAGTCACCGCCGAAGACCGGACCCCCTGAGCCGCGCTACGCTGCCCCTATGACTGTGCCTCACAAGAAGACCCTGAACGTGACCTGGCTGGGTGAGCAACGCTACGTCGGCGTCAGCGGGAGCGGCCACCAGATCCTGATCGACAACAGCCCCGTGAAGGTCGGCGTCTCCCCAATGGAGGCGCTGCTGGCCGCACTCGCCACCTGCACCGCCTACGACGTGGTCGAGATCATGAAAAAGCGCCGCACGCCCCTCACGGCCTACCGCATCGAGGTGGAGGGCGAGCGCGCGGACACCGACCCCAAGCGGTACACCACCATCACCGTGCGCCACATCGCCAGCGGCGAGGGCCTGACCGGGGAGGCGCTGAGCAAGGCCGCCCACCTCAGCCACGAGAAATACTGCTCGGTGGCGGCCAGCCTGAACAGCGAGATCGTGTTGGAGACGCGGGTGGAGTAGGGCTTGTGGCGTGTGGCCCGTAGCTTGTGGAAGCTGATGCTTTCGCTTGAGGCTTCTGCTCGTCTACAGGCGACAAGCCACGAGCTACAAGCCTGTCTCCCCCCACACCGCCACGCCCGCCCCCCGCAGCAGCCGGATCACCAGCGCCAGCGGAAAGCCCACCACGTTGGAGTAATCGCCGTCGATACGGGCGACCAGCGCCATGCCGACGCCCTGGATGCCGTAGCCGCCCGCCTTGTCCAGTCCCTCGCCGGTATG
The window above is part of the Deinococcus metallilatus genome. Proteins encoded here:
- the ybeY gene encoding rRNA maturation RNase YbeY; translated protein: MIDLIARKTPPAGLRPALRASLEAAMRHFGVEDREVTVVLVGDRAIRALKREHWGEDAPTDVLSFPTWEPGDPFMPPHLGDIIISLDTAGRQAAARGHSLTREVALLASHGLTHLVGHDHPHAEGLGFEEGATGPEWQVFHEAWAAAQAALPPGV
- the cdd gene encoding cytidine deaminase; the encoded protein is MSSPTAPAANALNLTPDPQLLEGAKAAFRQAYAPYSKFRVGAALRTPDGRVYFGANVENASYGLGRCAEQSAVQAMATAGGREFTDIVVYSEATPPASPCGACRQVLFEFAPGARVVCVNQHGDVVSGYVRDFLPHGFRLEQRDDGHEVGTE
- a CDS encoding diacylglycerol kinase encodes the protein MRSDGPALSLRRWVRSAGFAWSGIAHAYRTQANFRIEVWLGVLAVTLALLLHAPLAPILLSCALVLSLELVNTALEAVVDLASPGFHPLAKAAKDGAAGAVLVASLGALLVGLAVLGPPLLRFLG
- a CDS encoding hemolysin family protein, giving the protein MNDWIRVASLLLLVLANGYFVAVEYALVSVRRTKIDQLVEEGNAAARMVQRVLGRLDLYIAAVQLGVSMMSLLIGFIAEPAIEHLTEPLFNRAGLPASYQQPAAFALAFILSTTLHIVLGELVPKSAALQKSEQLALRLVRPLVLFTAIFRPVILGLNGLGAFVLRLMGLKAVAGHHTAYSEEEIRMIVSASSQEGVLEDEEKELVYNVFDLSDTTVREVMTPRIDMVVVDGAAPLRRLLELSAEHGYSRVPVYQDTADNIVGIAHTSDMLRHLDQLDETMIADVMRPVYFVPEGMKINDLLAKMRDKKSHMSIVVDEFGGTAGLVTLEDALEEIVGEIYDETDEDEVPLIEVLGEGIYLMDASLTVGEVEERLGTNLEDGEGEYDTLSGFMTSHFGDIPEIGQSFVYNGWAFTVEDADQRRVTRVRVERAPMPDPLEPVEDPVHE
- a CDS encoding PhoH family protein — its product is MTERTPGQPTPTSSPAAGNTATVQLSNQREAFALLGAGDANLRRMRELTPAKIIARGETVTITGEQADVQAAERMVRDALDVVRTGGELTPESLLRSARLSGEGRSLAQETQVSGLSLPRGLKPKTPGQKTYLEKIENSDITFGVGPAGTGKTYLAVAMAVQALKAKKVKRIILTRPAVEAGERLGFLPGDLQAKIDPYLRPLYDALYDMLDQEKFESYLTSGVIEVAPLAFMRGRTLNDAFVILDEAQNTTGEQMKMFLTRMGFSSKVVVTGDVTQIDLPRHVTSGLAVAKRVLSRIEGIAWHEFTDVDVVRHPLVGKIIRAYEAAEDAEQDKRAARRGEFASIPEAEGDR
- the aceA gene encoding isocitrate lyase, with the protein product MTPTPRTHAEILEKTWKTEERWQGIQRNYSADEVVRLRGSLPIEHTLAKHGAQKLWRLMKEEPFVNALGALTGNQAMQQVKAGLKAIYLSGWQVAGDANNAGQMYPDQSLYPASSVPDVVKRINNTLRRADQIQHAEGKDDIDYFVPIVADAEAGFGGPLNAFELMKAMIEAGAAGVHFEDQLASEKKCGHLGGKVLVPTSQFIRTLNAARLAADVSGVPTVLIARTDADAANLLTSDIDDNDKPFTTGERTPEGFFYVRPGIEQAISRALAYAPYADVIWCETSVPNLEDARRFAEAVHAKFPGKLLAYNCSPSFNWKKNLDDETIAKFQRELGAMGYKFQFITLAGFHSLNYSMFELAYGYARSQMSAFVELQEKEFAAQDRGFTAVKHQREVGTGYFDLVSTAAGGGQSSTTALAGSTEAQQFGKGEKEMVAAHD
- a CDS encoding HAD family hydrolase, which translates into the protein MTDPTPARHVAFDWGGVFTVGTFDGRSTQNLAERSGVDVERVRESYFRHVRQLEVGAWTLPQFWQVMQQETGITLPYADFEALYLGSIRDNLPMYTTLAALPREVRVGLLSNNYPVVCDHLRRDPRFARFDALVFSNEIGQKKPHPDAFAALADAMGVPASQVAFVDDVQENIDAAQAAGFHGLLYHHDHHATFERELGAWLGLPVGASG